One genomic segment of Cydia splendana chromosome 5, ilCydSple1.2, whole genome shotgun sequence includes these proteins:
- the LOC134790368 gene encoding uncharacterized protein LOC134790368 — MDIPGGLRFRRAATGACILEVPGASSGEKADKLAEAIQQQIGAEKVRVSRPTKTVDIRVTGLDESVSAEEVVAAVTRTGECTVDMVKAGEIRQGFSGLGTVWVQCPIAAAKKIVAGGRLLVGWVSAQVKLLEKRPLRCFRCFRNGHVRAQCQAETDRSESCFQCGKEGHKAAQCTAAPHCAECAAAGKPSEHRISSKACTAPKTAGKSRKTKAADGPQAPSQPVKSPAMEQVATEAVQNMAVD; from the coding sequence ATGGACATCCCTGGGGGACTGCGCTTCCGGCGAGCGGCTACCGGAGCGTGCATTCTTGAGGTCCCTGGAGCATCTAGCGGGGAAAAGGCTGACAAACTAGCTGAAGCGATCCAACAGCAGATTGGCGCGGAGAAGGTACGGGTGTCTAGGCCAACTAAAACCGTTGACATTCGCGTCACTGGCTTGGACGAGTCGGTGTCCGCAGAAGAGGTGGTCGCGGCGGTGACACGAACTGGAGAATGTACCGTTGACATGGTGAAGGCCGGAGAAATACGCCAGGGTTTCTCAGGGCTCGGAACAGTGTGGGTTCAATGTCCCATAGCGGCTGCAAAGAAGATAGTGGCTGGGGGTCGCCTACTGGTAGGATGGGTCTCAGCGCAAGTGAAGCTGCTAGAGAAGAGGCCTTTACGATGCTTCCGGTGCTTTAGAAATGGGCATGTAAGGGCGCAATGTCAGGCGGAAACGGACCGATCTGAAAGCTGTTTCCAGTGTGGCAAAGAGGGTCACAAAGCGGCACAATGCACTGCGGCGCCACACTGTGCCGAGTGTGCGGCAGCCGGCAAGCCGTCGGAGCACAGAATAAGCAGCAAGGCGTGCACTGCGCCCAAAACTGCCGGAAAAAGTAGGAAGACCAAAGCTGCTGATGGCCCCCAGGCCCCCTCGCAGCCGGTCAAGTCGCCCGCCATGGAACAGGTCGCGACGGAGGCGGTTCAAAATATGGCCGTCGATTAA